In Hyperolius riggenbachi isolate aHypRig1 chromosome 10, aHypRig1.pri, whole genome shotgun sequence, a genomic segment contains:
- the LOC137535621 gene encoding oocyte zinc finger protein XlCOF8.4-like: MDKDHSKIAEQILHLTLQIICLLTGEEYIVLKKSDGDHSSAGWSKCHSDTTIAMPQSHHSMPETHHEKILELTNRITELLTGEVPIRCEDVTVYFSMEEWQYVEGHKDLYKDIIMEEDWTRTSHELSAGYFSSGDFLPHLSVVSPVDDKSLVRSQCGNDGQDIVGGTEKKESHSLDLLKEEHGNTSNGYMNAPGKKDKAISHGILNLYGPTPGDPTPQTVPNQGHGENAERHIKCPSNPIKEESGYYSNKDIYDHGDGLQDHSSQNIYNPVDDQQDLSYQKHCNPLDASALLATQSTYKPGDDPPNPSTHNKIYTREHLQNTSTQNIYASGIHPQDSCTPVKKEPHSCEGNSCPIKDVYNPGAAPQPPTSNDIYNPGAAPQPPTSNDIYNPGAAPQPLTSNDIYNPGAAPQPPTSNDIYNPGAAPQPPTSNDIYNPGAAPQPPTSNDIYNPGAAPQPPSNNGIYKPGAAPQPSSSNDVYNPRDFPPDLCAHIKVEPQSCERGYPSDPSIYNSKNYPPCPSAHSKEKANSLDDGSVSRSRINTSTDRTLLPSHYIKVETASCAEGDLTDLFLPTDVYEEITFNSYGPSDQVYPDSGILGYNSWEVSSEQLQNSMFVSAAKRGGETSNRMTSQTNSRTCAGEKPAAFPDWWKTFRGNNNQNLVAPTSGQSSGKSLPWYEGERRLPRPSEFSRRFSPRETQFVCFECGKYFSSNPHLIRHQRIHTGEKPFSCTDCGKSFNQKSILVTHQRTHTGEKPFVCSLCGKSFIKSSNLVTHQRIHGGEKPFSCPECGKSFMKNSSLIAHQRTHRGRKPFPYL; this comes from the exons GAATATATTGTACTGAAGAAGTCTGATGGAGACCACAGCTCAGCAGGATGGAGCAAATGTCACAGCGACACCACTATAGCAATGCCTCAATCACACCACTCCATGCCGGAAACACACCATGAGAAGATTCTGGAACTGACCAATAGGATTACTGAACTATTGACGGGAGAA gttcctataaggtgtGAGGATGTCACCGtgtatttctccatggaggagtggcagtatgtagaaggacacaaggacctctacaaggacatcATTATGGAGGAAGACTGGACCCGCACGTCACACG AGCTGTCAGCTGGATACTTTTCTTCTGGGGATTTTTTACCACATCTTTCCGTGGTCAGTCCTGTAGATGACAAAAGTTTGGTTAGAAGCCAATGTGGAAATGATGGTCAGGACATAGTCGGTGGCACTGAGAAGAAGGAGTCCCATTCTTTAGACTTGTTGAAGGAAGAACATGGAAACACATCCAACGGCTATATGAACGCTCCTGGTAAAAAGGACAAGGCGATTTCACATGGTATTCTGAATTTATATGGTCCCACTCCTGGAGATCCTACTCCTCAAACTGTTCCAAATCAAGGACATGGTGAAAATGCTGAACGTCACATAAAATGCCCATCCAACCCTATCAAGGAGGAATCTGGTTACTATTCAAACAAGGACATTTATGATCATGGAGATGGTCTACAAGATCACTCTTCTCAGAATATTTATAATCCTGTAGATGATCAACAAGATCTCTCTTATCAAAAGCATTGCAACCCTTTAGATGCTTCAGCACTTCTCGCTACTCAGAGTACTTATAAACCTGGAGATGATCCACCAAATCCATCTACTCATAATAAGATTTATACCCGGGAACATTTACAGAATACATCTACTCAGAATATTTATGCCTCTGGCATTCATCCACAGGATTCCTGTACTCCTGTCAAGAAAGAACCACATTCGTGTGAAGGCAATTCCTGCCCCATCAAGGACGTTTATAACCCTGGAGCTGCTCCCCAACCCCCGACTAGTAATGACATTTATAACCCTGGAGCTGCTCCCCAACCCCCGACTAGTAATGACATTTATAACCCTGGAGCTGCTCCCCAACCCCTGACTAGTAATGACATTTATAACCCTGGAGCTGCTCCCCAACCCCCGACTAGTAATGACATTTATAACCCTGGAGCTGCTCCCCAACCCCCGACTAGTAATGACATTTATAACCCTGGAGCTGCTCCCCAACCCCCGACTAGTAATGACATTTATAACCCTGGAGCTGCTCCACAACCTCCATCTAATAATGGAATTTATAAACCTGGAGCTGCTCCCCAACCCTCATCTAGCAATGATGTGTATAACCCTAGAGATTTTCCACCAGATCTTTGCGCTCATATCAAGGTAGAACCCCAGTCCTGTGAGAGAGGATACCCTTCAGATCCTAGCATTTATAACTCCAAGAATTATCCTCCTTGTCCTTCTGCTCATAGTAAAGAGAAGGCCAATTCTTTAGATGACGGGAGTGTTTCCAGGAGTAGAATCAATACTTCCACAGACCGTACACTTTTACCAAGTCATTACATAAAGGTGGAGACAGCCTCCTGTGCAGAAGGGGATCTCACTGACCTTTTCTTACCTACAGATGTATATGAAGAAATTACATTCAACTCGTATGGTCCATCAGACCAGGTATATCCTGACAGTGGCATTCTGGGATATAACAGTTGGGAGGTCAGTTCTGAACAATTACAAAACTCAATGTTTGTCTCTGCTGCTAAACGTGGTGGTGAAACCTCCAACAGGATGACCTCTCAGACAAATTCCAGGACTTGTGCTGGAGAGAAACCAGCTGCTTTTCCTGATTGGTGGAAAACTTTTCGTGGCAACAACAATCAAAATCTAGTGGCACCTACAAGTGGACAATCCAGTGGAAAGTCTTTACCTTGGTACGAGGGAGAGAGGAGGTTACCTAGGCCATCTGAATTTTCCCGGAGATTTTCTCCCAGAGAGACTCAATTTGTCTGTTTTGAATGTGGGAAATATTTCTCAAGTAATCCACACCTTATCCGTCACCAGCGCATTCACACCGGTGAGAAACCGTTCTCTTGTACAGATTGTGGCAAAAGCTTTAATCAAAAGTCCATTTTGGTGACACATCAAAGGACCCACACAGGTGAAAAGCCATTTGTGTGTTCTTTGTGTGGGAAATCTTTCATCAAGAGCTCCAATCTGGTTACTCACCAGCGGATCCACGGTGGAGAGAAGCCATTCTCCtgcccagagtgtgggaaatccttCATGAAAAACTCTAGTCTTATTGCCCACCAAAGAACTCATAGAGGGAGGAAACCCTTTCCTTACCTCTGA